From the genome of Triticum aestivum cultivar Chinese Spring chromosome 3B, IWGSC CS RefSeq v2.1, whole genome shotgun sequence, one region includes:
- the LOC123064595 gene encoding 16.9 kDa class I heat shock protein 1-like: MSIVRRSNVFDPFADLWADPFDTFRSIVPAISGGSNETAAFANARVDWKETPEAHVFKVDLPGVKKEEVKVEVEDGNVLVVSGERSREKEDKNDKWHRVERSSGKFVRRFRLPEDAKVEEVKAGLENGVLTVTVPKAEVKKPEVKAIEISG; this comes from the coding sequence ATGTCGATCGTGAGGCGGAGCAACGTGTTCGACCCCTTCGCCGACCTTTGGGCGGACCCCTTCGACACCTTCCGTTCCATCGTCCCGGCGATCTCAGGCGGCAGCAACGAGACGGCCGCGTTCGCCAACGCCCGTGTGGACTGGAAGGAGACCCCCGAGGCGCACGTCTTCAAGGTCGACCTCCCCGGCGTGAAGAAGGAGGAGGTCaaggtggaggtggaggacggcaACGTGCTCGTCGTCAGCGGCGAGCGGAGCAGGGAGAAGGAGGACAAGAACGACAAGTGGCACCGCGTGGAGCGCAGCAGCGGCAAGTTTGTGCGGCGTTTCCGGCTGCCGGAGGACGCCAAGGTGGAGGAGGTCAAGGCCGGGCTGGAGAACGGCGTGCTCACCGTCACCGTGCCCAAGGCCGAGGTCAAGAAGCCCGAGGTGAAGGCCATCGAGATCTCCGGCTGA